In Candidatus Defluviilinea proxima, a single genomic region encodes these proteins:
- a CDS encoding DUF3592 domain-containing protein, with amino-acid sequence MPRNASLYLYFVLAVLGYHVVRRAILLTRSFFEWASSQDWPQTVGRVISSDVVSVPIPLGGKGPSYEYHVDGHTFMSKKIYVGQDSFASNFEKSGAVVDKYPKNKSLVVFYNPTRPEISFLERKVPENFTGNLISGILLLSLTFLLFYFVLTTINK; translated from the coding sequence ATGCCTCGTAATGCTTCTTTGTACCTATATTTTGTTTTGGCAGTACTTGGCTATCATGTTGTTCGCCGTGCTATTTTACTAACTCGTAGTTTCTTTGAATGGGCTTCTAGCCAGGATTGGCCTCAAACAGTTGGGCGGGTAATATCCTCTGATGTTGTTAGTGTCCCTATTCCTTTAGGCGGTAAGGGACCTTCTTATGAATATCATGTCGATGGTCATACTTTTATGTCTAAAAAAATTTATGTCGGACAAGATTCTTTTGCGTCTAATTTTGAAAAGTCAGGCGCTGTCGTTGATAAGTATCCTAAGAATAAGTCTCTAGTTGTTTTCTATAACCCTACAAGGCCCGAAATTTCATTTCTTGAAAGAAAAGTTCCTGAAAACTTCACTGGCAACCTTATTTCTGGAATTTTATTGCTGTCATTGACGTTTTTGCTATTCTATTTTGTATTGACAACGATTAATAAGTAG
- a CDS encoding sulfotransferase: protein MLSRLKSAARILLKGESKNKTRNPIPAITPEEVAEIKQFFPREKFFILGHARSGTTLLMRLVRLHPEVHCNYQAHFFTRKPLLKSLVDSAEIEEWLTRKSNRWNHGRDLSPLVLRASADFIMERDAAREGKSIVGDKSPSSVIHGQVVRDMHSLYPDAKIVNIVRDGRDVLISERFRNFVEESKFLTSEDKRIIDDLRKDQTPFTNGTRSIFTETFIRNIASRWVNDLTETDAESQKLYGENYHSLRYEDLLASPFAEMIKLWKFLNVKKISETLEKAIKAEMSSNPDEEWQAKRNEGIASFLPKGQAGNWQRLFTARDKSVFKEVAGEMLVKWGYEKDLNW, encoded by the coding sequence ATGCTTTCCCGCCTTAAATCCGCCGCCCGTATTCTCCTCAAGGGCGAATCAAAGAATAAAACCCGCAACCCCATTCCTGCCATCACGCCCGAAGAAGTGGCGGAGATCAAGCAGTTCTTCCCGCGCGAGAAGTTCTTTATCCTCGGCCATGCCCGTTCAGGGACAACACTCCTCATGCGCCTCGTGCGTCTGCACCCCGAAGTGCATTGCAACTATCAGGCGCACTTCTTCACACGTAAGCCGTTGTTGAAATCATTAGTGGATTCTGCTGAGATCGAAGAATGGCTGACGCGCAAGTCCAACCGCTGGAATCACGGCCGTGACCTCTCACCGTTGGTTTTGCGTGCCTCTGCTGATTTCATTATGGAACGTGATGCCGCACGAGAAGGCAAGAGCATTGTGGGGGATAAGAGCCCCTCCAGCGTGATTCATGGTCAGGTTGTGCGAGACATGCATTCGTTATATCCCGATGCGAAGATCGTCAACATCGTCCGTGACGGGAGGGATGTACTCATCTCAGAACGTTTCCGTAACTTCGTGGAAGAATCCAAATTCTTGACATCAGAAGATAAACGCATCATTGACGATTTGCGAAAGGATCAAACTCCCTTTACAAATGGGACTCGCTCGATCTTCACTGAAACCTTCATCCGCAACATTGCCTCGCGCTGGGTCAACGATTTGACCGAAACCGACGCCGAATCCCAAAAACTGTACGGCGAAAACTATCATTCCCTGCGTTATGAAGACCTGCTTGCAAGTCCGTTTGCAGAGATGATAAAACTCTGGAAGTTCTTGAACGTGAAGAAAATCAGCGAAACACTTGAGAAGGCAATCAAAGCTGAAATGTCATCCAATCCCGATGAGGAATGGCAGGCGAAACGAAATGAAGGCATCGCATCTTTTCTTCCAAAGGGACAGGCTGGTAACTGGCAAAGATTATTTACAGCCCGTGACAAATCTGTTTTCAAGGAAGTTGCGGGTGAGATGTTGGTCAAGTGGGGATATGAAAAGGATTTGAATTGGTAA